One Gemmatimonadaceae bacterium DNA segment encodes these proteins:
- a CDS encoding Xaa-Pro peptidase family protein, producing MLTPESLPALQLALRDANLDGWLLYDFHGLNPVANGMLGLTGMGTRRIFVLIPREGVPVAVTHAIEQGPWLSWPPAWTKIKYSGWRALESALHSMAAGKRVAMEYSPGDAVPYLDRIPAGVLEMVANAGATVVSSADLVSRFYAVWSAADLASHQRAATIIAGIAQEAMRRAGEHASGKTPLSEFALQQWILERFAALGLSTDHGPIVAIGPNAANPHYEPPAEGSSMISRGDILLIDLWAREDGGVFADQTWMGSLGEPGERDMQVWTAVRDARDAAISLVRERIESATPVQGGEVDDAARAVIASRGHGDDFIHRTGHSIDPRDLHGSGPHIDNLETRDDRLLINGVGFSIEPGIYIAGEVGMRSEVNGYIGDGELIVTPREYQRDMIVV from the coding sequence ATGCTGACGCCAGAATCCCTTCCCGCCCTTCAGCTTGCACTGAGAGATGCAAACCTCGACGGCTGGCTGCTATACGATTTCCACGGCCTGAATCCGGTTGCGAATGGCATGCTCGGCTTAACGGGCATGGGGACGCGCCGCATCTTCGTGCTCATACCGAGGGAGGGAGTGCCGGTCGCCGTGACGCACGCTATTGAGCAAGGTCCATGGCTGAGCTGGCCACCGGCGTGGACGAAGATAAAGTACAGCGGATGGCGGGCACTCGAATCCGCGCTCCACAGCATGGCGGCTGGCAAACGTGTCGCGATGGAGTACTCCCCGGGTGACGCTGTTCCTTACCTCGACCGGATTCCCGCGGGAGTGCTCGAGATGGTGGCTAATGCGGGTGCCACTGTCGTCTCGAGCGCCGATCTGGTGAGCCGTTTTTACGCTGTCTGGAGCGCAGCCGATCTTGCATCGCATCAACGCGCGGCGACAATCATCGCGGGCATCGCGCAGGAAGCGATGCGGCGCGCGGGCGAGCATGCCTCCGGTAAAACGCCTCTGTCGGAGTTCGCGCTCCAGCAGTGGATCCTCGAACGGTTTGCCGCCCTAGGTCTGTCGACCGATCATGGTCCCATTGTCGCGATCGGACCAAACGCCGCAAATCCGCATTACGAACCGCCGGCTGAGGGATCCTCCATGATCAGCCGCGGAGACATCCTGCTCATCGATTTGTGGGCCCGGGAAGATGGCGGGGTGTTCGCTGACCAGACGTGGATGGGTTCCCTGGGCGAGCCGGGAGAGCGCGACATGCAGGTGTGGACTGCCGTTCGCGACGCGCGCGACGCGGCGATTTCACTGGTGCGTGAAAGGATCGAGAGTGCTACGCCTGTGCAGGGGGGCGAAGTCGACGATGCCGCGCGAGCGGTAATTGCATCGCGGGGGCACGGGGATGACTTCATTCATCGGACTGGCCATTCGATCGATCCGCGCGATCTCCACGGCTCGGGCCCGCACATCGACAACCTTGAAACGCGTGACGACCGGCTCTTGATCAACGGAGTTGGTTTCTCCATCGAACCGGGCATTTACATCGCCGGGGAAGTGGGAATGCGGAGTGAGGTAAACGGATACATTGGTGACGGCGAGCTGATCGTTACACCGCGGGAATACCAGAGGGACATGATCGTGGTGTAG
- a CDS encoding aquaporin, whose protein sequence is MRDAVRHFVAELIGTFALVFVGGAAIMIARDTNSPAGLIGIALAHGLMLGVMVSALMRVSGHLNPAVTLGFLATRRIDTSMAGVYILGQLIGAIVGAYALKFTFPFTLFEVTRGGGQAIALQVTGGQAFVLEAIATFLLVIVTFGTIVDPKAPRMGGLAVGFVYAANMLAIGPLTGASMNPARSFGPAVTTGIFEAQLIYWLAPITGALAAAVLYEFLFIRRDVEPLTYGTLKPAATTRDAARTVD, encoded by the coding sequence ATGCGTGATGCCGTTCGCCATTTCGTAGCCGAATTAATCGGCACTTTCGCGCTCGTGTTCGTGGGCGGTGCGGCGATCATGATCGCCAGGGATACGAACAGTCCTGCAGGCCTGATCGGCATAGCGCTCGCCCATGGTCTCATGCTGGGAGTGATGGTAAGTGCGCTCATGCGGGTCTCGGGTCACCTCAACCCCGCGGTAACTCTGGGGTTTCTGGCTACCCGTCGCATCGACACGTCGATGGCCGGGGTCTACATACTCGGCCAGCTCATCGGCGCGATCGTCGGAGCTTACGCACTCAAGTTCACCTTTCCATTCACGCTCTTTGAGGTCACCCGGGGCGGTGGTCAGGCCATCGCGCTGCAGGTCACCGGGGGACAGGCGTTTGTTCTCGAGGCCATCGCGACATTTCTTCTCGTGATCGTCACTTTTGGAACCATCGTCGATCCCAAGGCCCCCCGGATGGGCGGATTGGCAGTGGGGTTTGTTTATGCCGCCAACATGCTGGCGATCGGTCCGCTCACCGGCGCTTCCATGAATCCAGCGCGATCCTTCGGGCCCGCGGTGACGACAGGGATCTTCGAGGCCCAACTCATCTACTGGCTGGCGCCCATCACCGGCGCGCTTGCCGCAGCGGTGCTGTACGAATTCCTGTTCATCAGGCGTGATGTCGAGCCACTGACATACGGCACCCTGAAACCGGCGGCCACGACGCGCGATGCAGCACGCACGGTTGATTAG
- a CDS encoding methyltransferase domain-containing protein — MTGLLTPRRRRGFELLDDPKIDPKIVTRSMSDVSLSNVIFGGTRAALGELKAVIPMLGSEATLLDVGTGAGDIPTRARQTAAKAGVTLWTIGIDMAEPLVSAHRHCNSAVVRGDALMLPFGNNSVDIVMCSQLLHHFTTDGAVAVIGEMNRVARMRVIVSDLRRSWFAAAGIWATSFALGFHHVSRHDGVVSVMRGFVRSELADIVEAAVGTRPRVRRRPGFRLTTSWTPQ; from the coding sequence ATGACGGGATTACTCACTCCACGCCGGCGGCGCGGCTTCGAGCTGCTGGACGATCCGAAGATTGACCCGAAGATCGTCACCCGGTCGATGTCCGACGTCTCTCTTTCAAACGTCATTTTCGGGGGAACGCGCGCCGCGCTCGGCGAGCTGAAAGCGGTGATACCCATGCTTGGCTCCGAGGCGACGCTACTCGATGTAGGTACGGGCGCCGGCGACATTCCGACGCGAGCGCGCCAGACGGCGGCCAAGGCCGGGGTCACGCTATGGACCATCGGCATCGATATGGCCGAACCGCTGGTATCTGCGCACCGCCATTGCAACAGTGCCGTGGTCCGGGGAGATGCCCTCATGCTCCCGTTTGGAAACAACAGCGTCGACATCGTCATGTGCTCGCAGCTGCTGCATCATTTCACCACCGACGGTGCAGTTGCGGTTATCGGCGAAATGAACAGGGTTGCGAGGATGCGGGTGATAGTCAGCGACCTCCGCCGGAGCTGGTTTGCCGCGGCCGGTATCTGGGCTACTTCGTTTGCGCTCGGTTTCCATCACGTCAGCAGACACGACGGCGTCGTATCCGTTATGCGCGGCTTCGTTCGCAGCGAGCTCGCGGACATCGTAGAAGCCGCCGTGGGTACCCGGCCTCGTGTGCGGAGACGGCCTGGCTTTCGCCTTACAACAAGCTGGACACCGCAATGA
- a CDS encoding D-hexose-6-phosphate mutarotase — protein MTHSLVDGINDMQKVVLSHPSGAVADVYANGAHVTSWVPAGGHEMLFLSEAARFEPGEAIRGGVPVVFPQFADGGPLPRHGWLRTTEWQLLETESDEPSSVTFCTADTEASRKIWPYRYEAELTVTLAEKDIEIRLLVTNSGEEMYAFTAALHTYLSVGDITYAELMGLAGTSYIDKVAAGALKTHRDRELRVTTEIDRIYLGAPSPLRFMDNARDTTVEIARSGFPHIVVWNPWETATSKLYDMNDDEYLRMICVEAAIVGRELRLAPGTSWTGSQRLALL, from the coding sequence ATGACGCATAGCCTGGTGGATGGAATCAACGACATGCAGAAGGTCGTGCTGTCGCACCCATCCGGCGCTGTCGCTGACGTATACGCAAACGGCGCCCATGTGACATCGTGGGTTCCGGCGGGTGGCCATGAGATGCTCTTCCTGAGTGAGGCAGCGCGGTTCGAACCCGGAGAGGCCATCCGCGGCGGCGTCCCCGTGGTTTTTCCCCAGTTCGCCGATGGCGGGCCGCTGCCGAGGCACGGGTGGCTGCGGACAACAGAGTGGCAACTGCTCGAGACGGAGTCGGACGAGCCGTCGTCCGTCACATTCTGCACCGCGGATACCGAGGCTTCGCGGAAAATCTGGCCCTACCGCTACGAAGCGGAGTTAACGGTTACGCTGGCGGAAAAGGATATCGAGATCCGCCTGCTGGTGACGAACAGCGGCGAGGAGATGTACGCGTTCACAGCGGCGCTGCATACCTACCTGTCAGTCGGAGACATCACGTACGCCGAGCTCATGGGGCTGGCAGGCACGAGCTATATCGACAAGGTTGCTGCTGGCGCCCTCAAAACCCATCGTGACCGGGAGCTGCGCGTAACAACCGAAATCGATCGTATATATCTCGGCGCGCCATCGCCGCTGCGATTCATGGATAATGCGCGCGATACTACGGTCGAGATCGCGCGATCCGGGTTTCCCCACATCGTGGTTTGGAATCCCTGGGAAACTGCCACCAGCAAGCTCTATGACATGAACGATGATGAGTATCTTCGGATGATTTGTGTCGAGGCCGCGATCGTAGGACGGGAGTTGAGGCTCGCTCCAGGAACCAGCTGGACCGGCTCGCAGCGGCTCGCGCTTCTCTAG
- a CDS encoding radical SAM protein, producing MTSRARVLLVSTNRERQPYPVVPNGLACVASALAAAGHDVKFLDLCFVRDPAKAAAAAARKMSPAVIGVSIRNIDNSDAIALRHYTPEARSIVAALRAAAPLAKVIAGGAAFGVAPEALFRDFGVDYAVAGDGERASVALVSALASGREVDGIPGVVRNGGDRVHFTPPGEDADLDALPQPELHRWVDIRRYQRHGATVPIQTKRGCVYRCVYCTYRNVEGWGYRTRNPELVADEIAELKQKAGVRNFDFVDSTFNSPPGHAIEVCEAITQRKLNVHLDTTNFTPATASTELLTAMRRAGFRTLGITAESASDPVLERLEKGFTAAKVREVAERVENAGIRTLWIFLAGGPGETEATLEETLRFASWRLERGDAVYLTVGLRVYPGTTLHRIAISEGTIAKDDSLLDPTFYFSSALQFDSAVMRLQQFAAHHPRFMFSADSRSSVLPYLTRAAAILRLPRPHWQYMGLFQRIARSGLWTGAPQAAYRG from the coding sequence GTGACGAGTCGGGCGCGGGTTCTGCTCGTGAGTACCAATCGCGAGAGGCAGCCCTATCCAGTCGTTCCCAACGGGCTCGCCTGCGTCGCCTCCGCGCTGGCGGCCGCAGGTCACGATGTGAAGTTCCTCGATCTTTGCTTTGTTCGGGATCCGGCGAAGGCCGCCGCGGCAGCCGCGCGCAAAATGTCACCTGCTGTTATCGGCGTCTCGATCAGGAATATCGACAACAGCGACGCCATTGCACTCAGGCATTACACTCCCGAAGCGCGTTCAATCGTCGCCGCTTTGCGGGCGGCTGCACCGCTGGCGAAAGTCATTGCCGGCGGAGCGGCGTTCGGAGTGGCTCCGGAAGCACTGTTCCGGGACTTTGGTGTCGACTATGCTGTCGCCGGAGACGGCGAACGCGCCAGCGTCGCTCTGGTCAGTGCTCTCGCTTCAGGACGCGAAGTTGATGGTATCCCTGGAGTGGTCCGTAACGGCGGAGATCGGGTGCATTTTACGCCGCCGGGAGAAGATGCGGACCTCGATGCCCTTCCCCAGCCGGAATTGCACCGCTGGGTCGATATCAGGCGCTACCAACGGCACGGAGCCACGGTGCCTATTCAGACGAAGCGCGGCTGCGTGTACAGATGCGTTTACTGCACTTACCGCAATGTCGAAGGCTGGGGGTATCGCACGCGAAATCCGGAACTTGTCGCCGACGAGATTGCGGAGCTGAAACAGAAGGCAGGTGTGAGGAATTTCGACTTTGTCGATTCGACATTCAACTCTCCGCCCGGCCACGCGATCGAGGTTTGCGAGGCGATCACGCAGCGGAAACTGAACGTCCATCTCGACACCACTAACTTCACACCTGCAACGGCCTCGACGGAGCTGTTAACGGCAATGCGGCGAGCAGGTTTCAGAACGCTTGGTATCACCGCCGAGAGTGCAAGTGACCCGGTTCTGGAACGGTTGGAGAAGGGATTCACGGCTGCGAAGGTCCGCGAGGTTGCCGAACGAGTCGAGAATGCCGGTATCCGGACACTGTGGATATTCCTGGCTGGTGGGCCGGGAGAGACCGAAGCCACCCTAGAAGAAACCCTGCGCTTTGCCTCATGGCGGCTGGAGCGAGGCGATGCTGTATACCTCACCGTCGGCTTGCGTGTCTATCCAGGCACGACCCTTCATCGCATCGCCATCAGTGAAGGGACGATCGCGAAGGACGACTCGCTTCTCGACCCGACATTTTACTTTTCGTCGGCCCTTCAGTTTGACTCCGCGGTTATGCGCCTGCAGCAGTTCGCGGCGCATCATCCCCGCTTCATGTTTTCAGCCGACTCACGATCGAGCGTTCTGCCATACCTCACGCGGGCCGCGGCAATTTTGAGACTGCCCAGGCCTCACTGGCAGTACATGGGCCTGTTTCAGCGCATCGCGCGCTCGGGATTGTGGACCGGCGCTCCGCAGGCGGCATATCGTGGCTGA
- a CDS encoding flavin reductase family protein, whose protein sequence is MTIDHDAFRAVLGRFSTGVTVVTTLGPAGNDQGMTVSAFSSLSLDPPLVLICIDHSASMYPSLLDATHFVVNILSEGQEALARRFSGVDPNRFDGIGYSRGQTGLALLDDVLGSIECRVTARQEAGDHDVFFGEVEFASASDGKPLLYYRAGYAQLER, encoded by the coding sequence GTGACGATCGACCATGATGCGTTCCGGGCGGTGCTCGGCAGGTTTTCCACCGGCGTCACAGTCGTCACGACCCTGGGTCCGGCGGGCAACGACCAGGGTATGACGGTTAGTGCATTTTCCTCGCTGAGTCTCGACCCGCCTCTTGTCCTGATCTGCATCGATCATTCGGCATCCATGTATCCATCGCTGCTTGACGCAACTCATTTCGTGGTCAACATCCTGTCCGAGGGCCAGGAAGCGCTTGCGCGACGGTTCTCGGGAGTCGACCCGAACCGTTTTGACGGAATCGGTTATTCCCGCGGACAAACCGGCCTGGCGCTCCTGGATGATGTGCTCGGGAGCATCGAGTGTCGCGTAACCGCGCGGCAGGAGGCCGGCGATCACGACGTCTTTTTCGGCGAGGTCGAATTCGCCAGCGCCAGCGACGGCAAGCCGCTGCTCTATTACCGCGCAGGATACGCGCAGCTCGAGCGTTGA
- a CDS encoding AbrB/MazE/SpoVT family DNA-binding domain-containing protein, giving the protein MSKSTLSSKGQVTIPKRVREVLNITAGDEIYYEVTGSTVTLHRLDPFDAAFHAALGTTVSEEWLSAEDDEAFDDL; this is encoded by the coding sequence ATGTCAAAGAGCACGCTTTCGTCAAAGGGCCAGGTCACGATACCAAAGCGGGTACGCGAGGTTCTCAACATCACGGCGGGCGACGAAATCTATTATGAGGTGACTGGGAGCACGGTGACGCTCCACCGCCTCGACCCATTCGACGCGGCTTTTCATGCCGCCCTGGGCACGACCGTGTCCGAAGAGTGGCTTAGCGCCGAGGATGACGAGGCGTTCGATGATCTTTGA
- a CDS encoding SRPBCC family protein — protein sequence MSEPYELGPMPLGRPMEIRDEQFVRAPWRVIFDIARRVEEWPTHLSHYRFVRFRDHATDGGGIVEMSAYRPFGIAGWPTWWLSEMSVDEGAPAIRFRHIKGITKGMDVEWSFRSAPGGTHVTILHVWDGPPIPVLGIPTATLVIGPVFIHGIASRTLAGLAVAAEREAGRRERARATQ from the coding sequence ATGAGCGAACCATACGAGCTTGGGCCCATGCCGCTCGGGCGGCCCATGGAGATTCGTGACGAGCAGTTCGTGCGCGCGCCGTGGCGCGTGATCTTCGACATCGCAAGGCGCGTCGAGGAGTGGCCGACACACCTGTCGCACTATCGTTTCGTTCGGTTTCGCGATCACGCGACCGACGGCGGCGGGATTGTCGAGATGTCGGCGTACCGGCCCTTTGGCATTGCCGGATGGCCGACGTGGTGGCTTTCGGAGATGTCTGTGGATGAAGGCGCCCCGGCAATCCGTTTTCGGCACATCAAGGGTATCACCAAGGGGATGGATGTCGAGTGGAGTTTTCGGTCGGCTCCAGGAGGAACCCATGTGACGATTCTTCACGTATGGGACGGGCCACCGATTCCAGTGCTCGGCATCCCCACGGCAACGCTGGTCATCGGGCCGGTATTCATACATGGAATTGCCTCGCGTACCCTCGCCGGCCTGGCTGTCGCGGCCGAACGGGAAGCGGGGAGACGCGAGCGGGCTCGCGCAACGCAATGA
- a CDS encoding type II toxin-antitoxin system PemK/MazF family toxin: MIFERWDTVVVPFPFTDRAGSKRRPALVLSSNGFNGEGYTLLAMITTSREREWPGDTRIGSIDSAGLTVDCFVRLKLFTLDNRLVLRRLGTLGEDDRGKVDLALRNILGASHSP, from the coding sequence ATGATCTTTGAAAGATGGGATACTGTCGTGGTGCCGTTCCCGTTTACCGACCGTGCCGGGTCGAAGCGACGCCCCGCCCTTGTATTGAGCAGTAACGGGTTCAACGGCGAAGGGTATACACTTCTGGCGATGATCACTACTTCGCGGGAAAGGGAATGGCCCGGCGATACGCGGATCGGCAGTATCGATTCCGCCGGCCTCACCGTTGATTGCTTTGTGCGGCTCAAGCTCTTCACTCTCGATAATCGCCTGGTTCTTCGCCGCCTTGGTACGCTCGGCGAGGATGACCGCGGAAAGGTAGACCTCGCCCTCAGGAATATTTTAGGTGCATCCCATTCTCCATGA
- the fabF gene encoding beta-ketoacyl-ACP synthase II — protein sequence MAKRRVVITGIGAITPIGMCASGLWDGILREKSAVGSLTRFDPSVFRSHNAAEVNDYVPTDHLDHKRAKRLDRFGQFAVTGAHMAIADSALRLEGEDRDRIGSTMGTALGGVGYAEEQLGVFIQHGVRNVDPLLALSVFGGAASCNVAIELGISGPNSTNAMSCASGTIAVGDGFRLIRDGYADVMVSGGSEAPLAPLCFGAFSIIRAMSTRNDTPSISSSPFDKDRDGFVMGEGAAVMVLEEYERAVARGARIYAEIAGYGVTNDAWHMTAPRPDGSQASRAMRLALEDAHLSPHEIGYMNTHGSSTPLNDPTETAAIRNVFAEHADALPMSGTKGYYGHALGASGAIEAAICALAMKNEWLPPTVNLTEADEACDLDFMPGAGKSARVEHMLTNSFGFGGINAALVLRRVS from the coding sequence GTGGCAAAGCGTAGAGTAGTCATCACGGGAATTGGGGCGATCACTCCAATTGGCATGTGCGCGTCTGGCCTGTGGGATGGAATCCTTCGCGAGAAGTCTGCGGTTGGTTCGCTGACGAGGTTCGACCCGTCAGTCTTCCGCAGTCACAATGCCGCGGAGGTTAACGACTATGTGCCGACAGATCACCTGGATCACAAGCGGGCGAAGCGCCTGGACCGATTCGGTCAGTTCGCCGTGACGGGAGCGCACATGGCGATTGCCGACTCGGCTCTTCGACTCGAAGGCGAAGACCGCGATCGAATCGGATCGACGATGGGCACAGCGCTCGGCGGAGTGGGCTATGCGGAGGAGCAGCTCGGCGTGTTTATTCAGCATGGCGTAAGAAATGTGGATCCACTTCTTGCGCTTTCGGTGTTTGGCGGCGCTGCCAGTTGTAACGTCGCCATCGAGCTAGGCATAAGTGGTCCCAACTCCACCAACGCAATGAGCTGTGCGTCCGGCACGATCGCGGTCGGCGATGGGTTTCGCCTTATTCGCGACGGTTATGCCGATGTGATGGTGTCGGGGGGCTCGGAAGCACCGCTTGCCCCGCTTTGCTTCGGGGCCTTCTCGATTATTCGCGCCATGTCCACTCGAAACGATACGCCGTCGATTTCATCGAGCCCGTTCGACAAGGACCGCGACGGTTTCGTAATGGGCGAAGGTGCGGCGGTGATGGTGCTGGAAGAGTACGAGCGGGCGGTCGCTCGCGGTGCGCGGATCTATGCGGAGATCGCGGGCTATGGTGTGACAAACGATGCGTGGCACATGACTGCTCCGCGGCCCGATGGATCTCAGGCCTCGCGGGCGATGCGACTTGCCCTCGAAGATGCGCACCTGAGCCCGCACGAGATCGGGTACATGAATACTCACGGAAGTTCGACTCCGCTCAACGATCCAACCGAGACGGCAGCAATCAGGAATGTTTTCGCTGAGCATGCGGATGCGCTCCCGATGAGCGGGACCAAGGGCTATTACGGACATGCGCTCGGGGCGTCCGGCGCGATTGAAGCGGCCATCTGCGCACTGGCGATGAAAAATGAGTGGCTGCCGCCAACGGTGAATCTTACGGAGGCGGACGAAGCCTGCGATCTTGACTTCATGCCGGGAGCTGGCAAATCGGCGCGAGTGGAGCACATGCTGACGAATTCATTTGGCTTCGGCGGAATAAATGCGGCACTGGTGCTCCGCCGCGTCAGCTGA
- a CDS encoding aldo/keto reductase — protein MQYRTFPGTGIAVSEIGFGTWTLSTGWWGEKTDDEAVAMLRRSADDFGINFFDAADTYGNGRSETQLATAFRGKRDSVVYSTKIGYDIYDETAAKARRGQSELPQRFEPEYMRFAVDKCLERLETDYIDVLQLHNIKMEHVREPEIWHTLRELKNEGKIRVWGAAFGPAIGWLYEAVELCEREPDVGTIQMIWNILEQHPGSAMVTAAREHAPDCTFNIRVTHASGMLEGRYTEDTVFAANDHRRHRPRSWLVNGLKKIRTLDFLSEQMTLGQAALQWLLAEPAVVSVLPNIYDAAQLEEFAAASGMPALSASDIERVRVLASGNFGIEEEPMSYKGTMERMIS, from the coding sequence ATGCAGTATCGAACTTTCCCGGGCACCGGCATCGCTGTCAGTGAAATCGGATTCGGAACGTGGACGTTATCCACCGGCTGGTGGGGGGAAAAGACGGATGACGAGGCAGTCGCGATGCTGCGTCGTTCGGCCGACGACTTTGGAATCAATTTTTTCGATGCCGCCGACACCTATGGCAACGGCCGCAGCGAAACCCAGCTCGCGACTGCGTTTCGCGGAAAACGCGACAGCGTAGTGTACTCCACCAAGATCGGTTACGACATCTACGACGAAACGGCCGCGAAAGCGCGACGTGGCCAGAGCGAACTGCCACAGCGTTTCGAGCCTGAGTATATGAGGTTCGCGGTCGACAAGTGCCTGGAACGTCTGGAAACGGACTACATCGATGTTCTGCAACTGCACAACATCAAGATGGAGCACGTTCGCGAGCCGGAAATCTGGCACACTCTTCGTGAGTTGAAAAACGAGGGGAAAATCCGCGTTTGGGGCGCGGCTTTCGGTCCCGCAATCGGGTGGCTGTACGAAGCTGTTGAGCTCTGCGAGCGGGAGCCCGACGTAGGCACTATCCAGATGATCTGGAATATCCTGGAGCAACACCCGGGCTCGGCAATGGTCACGGCCGCGCGCGAGCATGCGCCGGATTGCACCTTCAATATTCGCGTGACGCACGCCTCCGGAATGCTCGAGGGCAGATACACGGAAGACACGGTCTTCGCGGCGAACGACCACCGCCGGCACCGCCCCCGGTCATGGCTTGTAAACGGTCTCAAGAAGATTCGCACCCTCGATTTTCTCAGCGAGCAGATGACGCTCGGTCAGGCCGCGCTGCAATGGCTGCTTGCTGAGCCCGCGGTGGTAAGCGTGCTTCCGAATATCTATGATGCTGCGCAGCTCGAAGAATTCGCCGCGGCAAGCGGGATGCCGGCGCTGTCGGCCAGCGATATTGAACGAGTCCGTGTGCTTGCGTCCGGCAATTTCGGAATCGAGGAAGAGCCGATGTCGTACAAGGGCACAATGGAGAGAATGATTTCGTGA
- a CDS encoding NAD(P)/FAD-dependent oxidoreductase, producing MADAQVIVVGGGPAGSSTAYFLARQGIDVLLLDRALFPRDKVCSEYMSPQASRILSAMDALSAVEDSGAAQLAGMRVHAPNGLIIHGEFSADHGFRGFRDRGLAVRRTVLDSILLERAREAGVRIEEGTRVTDVVKGAKGRVTGVVTGGGTKRETQRSAAAVIGADGLRSVIGRRLNLIRASAWPRRIALVTHYDGVEGMRGFGEMHVDRGGYCGLAEVGGGLTNVAVVVPVSRAAEVAAGRTEFLESWITERPRIAAMFNHATRVDPVRATGPFASSARKAWTSGAALVGDAADFFDPFTGEGIYAALRGGEIAAPFIAESVIARARGRNPDRPLGAYEAARRSEFSGKWKVERLVGAAVAVPAILNRAATVLSRRRDMADIFVGVVGDFVPPREIFRPSYLLQMMFSLPSHA from the coding sequence GTGGCTGATGCGCAGGTCATTGTCGTCGGCGGCGGCCCAGCCGGTTCATCGACCGCGTATTTTCTGGCGCGTCAGGGAATTGACGTCCTGCTACTCGACCGCGCTCTTTTTCCCCGTGACAAGGTGTGCTCGGAATACATGAGTCCGCAGGCGTCCCGCATACTCTCCGCGATGGACGCTCTCAGCGCGGTTGAAGATTCCGGGGCCGCCCAGCTTGCGGGAATGCGGGTGCATGCACCCAATGGTCTCATCATCCATGGCGAGTTTTCGGCCGACCACGGCTTCCGCGGCTTTCGCGACCGTGGTCTTGCGGTTCGCCGCACGGTGCTCGATTCAATCCTGCTCGAAAGAGCGCGCGAAGCTGGGGTTCGAATCGAGGAAGGAACGCGCGTGACCGACGTAGTGAAAGGCGCAAAAGGGCGGGTGACAGGAGTTGTAACTGGAGGTGGAACGAAGCGCGAGACGCAGCGAAGCGCCGCGGCTGTAATTGGCGCGGATGGACTGCGATCTGTGATTGGCCGCCGGCTCAATCTCATCCGCGCCAGCGCATGGCCGCGCCGGATTGCTCTCGTCACGCATTACGATGGTGTCGAGGGCATGCGGGGATTCGGTGAAATGCATGTCGACCGGGGCGGTTACTGCGGTCTCGCTGAAGTCGGCGGCGGGCTGACCAACGTCGCTGTGGTGGTCCCGGTATCACGGGCCGCGGAAGTGGCAGCGGGTCGTACCGAGTTCCTGGAAAGCTGGATAACGGAGAGACCACGCATCGCCGCAATGTTCAATCATGCCACCAGAGTCGACCCGGTGCGCGCTACCGGTCCGTTCGCATCGTCTGCACGGAAAGCCTGGACAAGCGGAGCGGCACTCGTGGGAGATGCCGCTGATTTCTTCGATCCCTTTACAGGCGAGGGTATCTACGCCGCGTTGAGGGGAGGCGAGATTGCTGCTCCTTTCATCGCGGAATCCGTCATCGCCCGTGCCCGCGGGCGGAACCCAGACAGGCCGCTTGGCGCGTACGAAGCCGCGCGCCGGTCGGAGTTTTCCGGAAAATGGAAGGTGGAGCGGCTCGTCGGCGCCGCGGTGGCGGTGCCCGCGATCCTCAATCGCGCGGCGACGGTTCTTTCGCGGCGGCGGGATATGGCCGACATCTTCGTTGGAGTGGTGGGCGATTTTGTGCCACCACGCGAGATCTTCAGGCCTTCATATCTGCTGCAAATGATGTTTTCGCTTCCCAGCCACGCGTGA
- a CDS encoding inorganic diphosphatase gives MNPWHDFPIGSHPPEVVTAVVEIPRGSRNKYELDKETGQFRLDRVLFSAVHYPGDYGFIPRTLHEDNDPLDIIVSINEPTFPGCQIDCRPLGVLKMLDRGEPDDKIIAVPSNDPFYNEYFDIADLSQHYLKEVEHFFHIYKDLEGRRVEILGWEKSEVACTVIQDSIARYREKYLRVGP, from the coding sequence GTGAATCCGTGGCATGACTTTCCGATCGGGTCCCATCCGCCAGAGGTGGTCACCGCAGTTGTGGAGATTCCGCGCGGCAGCCGCAACAAGTACGAGCTCGACAAGGAAACCGGTCAGTTTCGACTTGATCGCGTTTTATTCTCAGCTGTCCATTATCCCGGCGACTACGGTTTCATTCCGCGCACGCTGCACGAGGACAACGATCCGCTGGACATCATCGTCAGCATCAACGAGCCGACATTCCCGGGCTGCCAGATCGACTGTCGTCCGCTTGGCGTGCTGAAAATGCTCGACCGCGGAGAACCGGACGACAAGATCATCGCGGTGCCATCGAACGACCCCTTCTACAACGAGTACTTCGATATCGCCGATCTATCGCAGCATTATCTGAAAGAGGTCGAGCACTTCTTCCACATCTACAAGGATCTCGAAGGCCGGCGCGTTGAAATCCTGGGGTGGGAAAAGAGCGAGGTCGCGTGCACCGTCATTCAGGATTCAATTGCCCGCTACAGGGAAAAATACCTGCGCGTCGGACCGTAG